The DNA region GAGCTTCGTCGCCGCAACACGCTGCCGCTGGATCGGGAAGCGATCGAGGCGCGAATTCGGACGCTCTCGTCGCGGCTGGATCGTTGGCGATCCATTCGCGAAAGCATCGCGCGTGAAACAAACGTTGCGCATTTCAGCAGCGAAACCGATCTTCGCCCGCACGACTCTTTGTTGTCGGTGCGGGCGCTTGTTGCGCGGCTGGAAGATCGTGTTCAGAGTCTTGCCGGCACCAGTCGGGAGGGTCAGTGGACGGAATCGGACTGGAAGCGTGAAGCGTCAGCAGTCCGCCAGCTGCAGGCGGAAACAGCAACGCTTTGCCGGTACCTTTCGCAGCATGAAAACGCGGTGGCGATGCATGAAGAATCACTTGAACAGCTGTTTGCTGAACGTAGTCTGACGAACGCGTCGCAAATGGAACTGCTCATTCAGGAACGCATTGCTGCCTTGCGAGCGGAGCTGAATCGATCAGACGATGTCCTGGCAGATGCTGCCATCCCGGTTTCTCCGGATCCCTGCCGCCATTCACTGCACCAGGATGCCTGGTCTTCTCCGCATGCTTATGGGACCCGGCTGCGGTCAGAAGACGATGTTGAATCAGAGCTGACTCGACTGCGTGCGGAGCGAACCCGACTGGTCGCCGACAGGGGTCAGCACGAAGAAACCCGGCATACTCGCCGTGCACTGCTGGAACGGCTGAGGAGCGAGCTGGCTGCAGCAGCAACACTGGAGCAAATCGACATGCTCCGCAGTCAGATTGCTGAAATCGACGCTCAGATTGAACTGCTGGAAGATCGCAGACGACAGCTCGATCACACCGAACGCAATCTGCGAGAAGTGATTGAACGACTGAAGGCTCGTTGCCAGCCCAGAGTTCTTGAACTGGCAACCGTCTATATCCGACGATTGACTGATGGACAGTGCTCGCAGTTGCTGTTGTCATCATCGCCCGGTCCGCAAATCATGGTTGCTTTCACAGACCGACCCGAACCGCTCAGCATTTCGCAGCTGAGTCGTGGAACTCGCCATCAGGTGGCTCTGGCACTGCGGCTTGCTCTGATCAGGGTGCGCAGTGAAACGAATTCACACGTGCCACTCATTCTGGACGATGTGTTTATCACCTCGGACGATGATCGGGCAGAAGCTGTTGTGGAGCTGCTGACGGAATTCGCAAAAGCAGGTCAGCAGATTGTGTTCTTCACATGTCAGAAGGATGTGCGAGATTTATTTATCCGCTTCCATGCAGACGTCCGGACGTTTGGGAACCGAGTTGTGCCGCCTGCACCTCAGCCGGTTTTGAAGGCTTACGTGGAAGAAGTTCGGCCGGTTCGAATGGTCGTGCCGGAACCGGTCGTCGTACCGCCTCCCGCTCCAGAAGCTGTCGTGGTTCCATCACCACCAGTGGCATCCACGCCCAGTGTTCCCGGAAGCACAAACTGGTTGTTTTATCTGGAAGTCGATCACGGGATTGATGACCTTGCTGGCGTGACCCTGGCAGAGCTGGAAGCCTTGCGAGCTGCGGGGATTCATCAGATCGACGATCTGTTGCAGCGGACGGTTTCTCAGTTGAATGATACTTTGCAGCAGGCGGGATATTCGGTTGCAAGCGAACGCCTGCAGGCGTTTCGGGGTCAGGCCGAATTGACTTGTCGCGTACCGATGCTTCGACGCAGCGATGCTGCTCTTCTGTTCGCAGCGGGAATCCGTTCCGTGGACGATTTGAAGTCGATGCGGCCTGAGACGGTTTACGATCGAATTGTGGCCTTCCAGCGTTCTGAGGCAGGCAGCCGCTTTCGGCGGGCCGGCCGATTAATTGATCGCCAACAGGCGATCAACTGGGCGCGATGGGGCCAGCATGCCCGATCGCTGTCAGAAGCGCGAGCTCAGCGTTCACGGTTCAGTCACCGAAGTTCGACACGCATCGCCCGAACTCCGGATAGCCAGGACGACGCTCAGCGGCTGGTTCGTCGGGACCGGATTCGTCAGGCATCTTCCACATCACGTCGCAGGCCGCTGCTCAGTACCGATCGCGATGTGAATCAGCGTCGGGCACGTCGGCTGGCTCGCCGCCGCCGTCTGGCCGCTCAATCGCGATCCATGCGCACGGGTTCTGAGAGCACACAGAGGGGAGATCAGGCACGAGAAACACAACGCGATGCCGGAAGATCTTCGGTCCGAACGACAACTGACCGCACTGCGGTGATTGAACGTCCAGTGATGCTGGCCAATGTCGAGGGCAAGGATCTTCGCTTCTTTCTGAGTCGATCGAGCGATGTCGAAGCAGCCCCGTCCATCGGTCCCCGGACTGCGGAAAGTCTCTACGCTCTTGGAGTTCGGACTGTTGACGACCTCTTGACGATCAGTGCAGAGACTCTTGCGATGCAGATGAATCATCGTCGTATTACCGGCTCGGTCATCGAATTGTGGCAGGCTCAGGCGCGGCTTATGTGCCAGGTTCCGGAGCTTCGTGGACACGATGTGCAGATACTGGTCGCGTGCGGAGTGCTGAGTCCGGAAGATTTGTCTCACCGGGTTCCGGAAGAGCTGCTTTCGGTTGTCGAACCATTTGCGAATTCACGGGAAGGTGAACGCATCATTCGCAATGGCCGCAAGCCGGACCTGGAAGAGGTGAGTGACTGGATCCGATGGGCGGGAAGTGCCCGAGCGTTTCGTGCTGCGTAGGCCTGATCCACACGCGCGGGCGTGACCGAACAGAATGACGTCGTACCAGAATGACGCCTTAAAAAAATGACGTCTGTATCAGGGACGTCTGTATCAGGGACGCCTGTATCAGGGACGTCTGTATCAGGGACGACAGTAGTGGATATTCGCGCCATCAGGAGCTCGACTGCTTGCTGCAGTCGGGCTTTTTTAAGCATCCTGCCAACCGGGGCTGCCTCATGTACAAAAACATAACTCGCCTGTTTCATTCGTTATCCGGGGTAAGGATGCTGGTGCTGATTCTGCTTGCGGGTTTAATCGACTCAGGTACCCGCCAGAACTGGGCGGATGAACGTCAGGAAGGCACTCCGCGATATTCGATTGAGTTCGACGTGCTGACTCAGCCGCTGCCAAATTATCGGATTCAGGCCCAGAAATGGGGCCGCGTGTTTCAGCAACTGGGCCTGAATGTAAAGTTCAGAGACGGACGACCTGGCGAAAGAACCCGCGTCGAGAACGTTGACCGTTCCGTTGGTCTTACCGCTTTGATCGTCGGTATTATGGAGCCTGACGGGCGAATTCTCGTCCGGGATCAGAAGTTCAGCATGACCGCCCCGGCCCCCCTTGTGGATATGGTTGAGCAGGTTCGTGTCTATGGCGCGGCGGGTCCCCCGGATCAAAATCCGACGTGGGGGCTAACCGATGAACAGTTTGCTTTTGTGACACGTCTGCTGGCTGAACCAGTCGCCGAACAGATCGAAACGCGCAGTGCCGTCGAAGCAATCGAATCCATGGAGTTGTCACCGGTCTTTCAGCTGAGGTTCGCAGACTCTGCGAGAGAAGCGGCTTTGACGCAGGCCGGAAATGACAAAATCAATGAGTTGCCGATGCAACTGACAGGAATGTCACGCGGAACCGCTCTTGCCGTCATTCTTTCGCAGTACGGCCTGGGATTTCGAACGCTCGCATCGCAGCAGCCAGGGAAATACGTCATTGAAGTGCATGCCGGGGGTGAAGACGACAACCTTTGGCCGGTCGGCTGGAAGACGAAGGAACCGTTAATTTCTGTGATGCCGGACTTGTTTAAGTCCATCGATTTTGAGCTCGATGCGGTGGAATTTGATGGTCTGGTCGAGGTCATCGCGGAACGAATCCATCTGAAACCATTTTATTCGTCCTGGGAGCTGAAGGCGGCTGGTATCGACGTGGGCTCACTCCAGTACTCCCGCAAACGCGACCGTCTGTCGCCATATCGAATGTTTCAAACGCTTGGGGACAAATTCAACATGGGGCTTGATGTGCGGTGCGATGAAGCCGGACAATGCTTCCTGTGGGTATCAACAGCGAATGAATCTCGTGCATTTCGTCAGAGATTTGCTCACGTGATCCCCGGGCGCCAATAATCTCCCTGCAACTTTACGAAAAGGCCCTGTTATGTTCCCGCCAGGCGAATTACTGATAACCGGACTGTTCAGTGTGGCCAATGTCTTTCTGACCACCGGGCCGCTTGTGGACGATGCGAAGAAAGTCGTGGCTTCGGCCGTCGTCGTTCAGGCTGAAGAGCCAGATGCTGATCAGCCTGCTGAGAAAACCGAGAAAAGCCAGACCAGGCAACTACGAATCCGCGCAGAGAAGCAGGAGAGGGAAGGCGGAACCAAAACCGTTCCGCTCATCGAAGCAAAGCCGGGGAGAATCGAAGTCCGTGTCATTCATTCAGAATCTGGTGACAAAGCGGAAAACCCACAAGCAACAGATGATGTAACTGAAGATTTCCAGAACGAGGTCCGTGAACTGCGCAAAAAGCTTGTTGATGCCATCAGAAACGATCGGCCTGATGAAGCGGAAGAGACTAAGAAACGCCTGTTGAATGCGATGAAGCGTCAGGCTGAGCAGCAACAAAATCCCGGCCACGAAATGCGAGTCATTGAGATCCGTCGTTCGAGCGAAGATCCCTCGGGTGAAGAAATTGTTGTTGAGGAAGAACGGGTCATCAGGGCAGCAGGGGAAACCCCGGCGAAGAGACTGCCGGAGATTGCGGAAGCTCAGCGTGCGCAGCTCCTTAAGCGACGGGCAGAACTGGAGGCTCGGGAAAAACACCAGAATGAGATCGCTCATCACGAACAGGAAATGGCCAATCACCGACGTGAACAGGAACGACGTGAACAAGAAGGGCGTGAACGAGAACAGATGGAGCGAGCACGTCTGGAGCGGGAACAGATGGAACGCCGCCGTCATGAAGCTGGTCACGAACCTCGTCACGAAGGAGATAGTCCGGATCAGATGATGCGTCGAATTCATGCGTTGCATGAGGCGGCCGAACGACTGCAACAGGGCGGCCTTCAGGACATGGCTCACCAGCTGCGGCAACAGGCGGCAGAAATGGAGCGCATGTTTGATCGTATGCAGCATCGGAATGGCGGACCGGACCATCCACCGGTCGAGGCCATTCACCATTTGTCGGAACAGATCGAACAATTACGCGGCGAAGTGCGTGAGCTCCATGAAAAACTCGAAAGACTGACTAACATGCTCGGCGAAGCGCGTACTCGCTGAACAATGCCCAATCGAATCGGCCGCAAATGAATCTGTCTCTCCGGGAACTCCGTCATGCTCGATGACGCCAACACACTGCTCATTCTTGGGGTGGTGCTTGTGGCTGGCACACTTGGCGGAGCGGCGGCCAAACGACTTAACCTGCCTTCCGTCACCGGGCAGATTATTGCCGGAATCCTGATGGGCTCATCCGTTTTGGGTGTGCTCAGCCACGAGAGCCTGCATCGACTGGATCCTCTGGTCGACTTCGCTCTCGGGCTGATGGCCGTGGCCGTTGGTAGTCACCTGAACTTCCGAAGGCTCAAGGTGGCTTACCGTCGGTTGTTCTTGTTGCTCATCCTCGAGGGAACACTGACTCCATTGCTGGTGTATATCGGGGTCATCGGGTTTTCGCAGATCACCTGGTCAACTGCGTTATTGCTTTCGGCAATTGCGGTTTCCACCGCCCCGGCAACAGTGCTCGCGATCGTCAAAGAGACGAATTCCAAAGGCGCGTTTGTGACAACGCTGCTTGCGGCAGTGGCGCTCAACAACCTGATGTGCATCATCCTGTTCGAACTGGCACGCACGATCGCCAAAGCCGCCATCACACCGTCCGGTGTTTTTGAAGCCACGGCTTTGATTGAACCGCTGGTACAGGTGGGGAAGAGTCTGTTGCTGGGCACGATCACTGGCGGCGTCCTGATAGTATTGACCCGCCATGTCGTGCGGTCCGATCGACTTGCGGCTCTTTCGTTGACGGCCATCCTTCTGACCGCAGGACTGACAGCGCATCTTGGATTATCTGTACTGCTGGCGTGCCTTTGTTTTGGAGTGACTCTTGCCAATGTTTCTCCGGACAAAGAAGAGATCGGGCACAGAGTCTTCGAAAGTTTCGAACTCGCCATCTTCGCTGTGTTTTTTACTGTGGCCGGGATGGAACTGAAGTTTGAAACGCTGGCGATCGGCGGATTGCTTGCCGTGATGACGTTCGTCATGCGAGCTCTGGGTAAGATCGGTGCTGGTTGGATCGGCATGAAACTTGCCGGAGCCACGAAACGGATACGTCGCTGGATTGGTGTCGCTCTGATTCCGCAGGCCGGGCTGGCTGTTGGGCTGATGCTGCTAATTACCGAGGATCAGGAGTTCGTTTCAATTCACGAACTGTTCCTTGCTGTTGTATTGACGATGGTCCTGCTGAACGAAACCGTTGGACCCGTGTTGACACGAATCAGTTTGCGAAAGTCCGGGGACTTCGGTCGGGATCGCGCTCGAGTGCTGGACTTTTTGTCCGAACACAATATCACTGTGAACCTGGCAGGACCGTCGAAAGAGGAAGCGGTACGCCAGCTGGTCAGCCTGGCCGTAAGCGTCAATAAATTATCGGTGGATACCGAAACGATCGTCCAGGACGTCATGAAGGCCGAAGGTGTGGTTTCGACGTGCGTGGGGGAAGGCCTTGCTCTGCCACATGCTCGACTGGACGAGGGTACGCATGTGGTTGGTGCCATGGGAATCAGCCACAAAGGCCTGAACCTGGATACACCGGACGGCCGACCTGTGCACTGCATGGTTCTGATTCTGACACCTAAAACAATGCCCGAACGCCACTTGCAGGTGCTGTCTGCCCTGGCATTTATTGCTCATGACGAATCCATTCAATCGACGCTCTACCATATTGATTCGCCCACGCATGCAGAAGAACTGCTTCATCTGGACGAACAGTTCGAGGGATGGAACCACTACCTCGAAGAGGACTAGTGCTTCGGCTGGTGAAGAACCTGATCCAGCGAGACTTGCCGACAGCGTGGTCAGGGCCTGCGTTTGTTCAGATCGGGAAAGCACCGCTAATAACAGCCCTGTTGAAAAACGGGACTGGCTCAAGCAGGAGACCTTAAAACACGACGGTTTCCAGTCGTCCTGCGTGTCTGTCCCGATTTTTCAACGGACAGCTAACGACCCGGATGAGTTGATGAACCAGGTACTTCGAATGCCGGCGATCACGAAGCCCGCTTCTGACGCATGTCAGCCATGACGGACAAGTTCTGGACGCAGCAGGATGTCAGGTATTACGCGAGGAGGCAGGATGCCGGTAAGCCGTTCTTCCAGGCCGCTTCGAGTGAAGTAGAGCTTTTGATGATGCAGTCCCAGCAGATGCAGAATGGTTGCGTGGAAATCATGTACACTGACCGGGTTTTCAACGACAGCGTGGCCGAATTCATCGGTCGCACCATAAGTGGTTCCGCCTTTGATCCCACCGCCCGCCATCCAGGATGTGAATGCCTGCATGTTATGATCGCGGCCGGAATAGCCGTTTGCCGACTTCTGCGTTGTTGGCGTTCTGCCGAATTCGCCCCCCCAGACCACCAGAGTCGAATCCAGCAGGCCCCGCTCTTTTAAGTCCCGCAGCAACGCGGCGACGGGTTGATCGGTTCGTTCGCAGGCCCCGCGGTGATTCGCAGCCAGATCTGCGTGGCTATCCCACGGCTGTTCTTCCATAAAGATCTGAACAAATCGCACGCCCCGTTCCACAAGTCGGCGAGCGAGCAGGCAGCGTCGAGCGAAAGAATCGGTCCATCTTCCGCCAACGCCATACATTCGCTGTACTGCAAGTGTCTCTGATGAAAGGTCCAGTGCTTCGCCTGCAGACAACTGCATTCGGGCAGCCAGCCCATACGATTCAATTCGCGCATCCAGATCGGGATAGTTCGGTCGCTTGCGGCGATGGATCTCGTCCAGCCTGCCAAGCAGCTCGCGAGCGGTTGCTGTCACATCAGATGGCTGTTCATACTGCGGCGTCAGGTTCAGGACGGGAGATCCTGTTGGACGGAACGGTGTCCCCTGAAAAGTGGGCGGCAAAAAGCCGGCTGTCCAGTTGCGCGTTCCATTCTTTGGTGGTCCCAGTGGATCATTCAGAACGACATACGCTGGCAAATTCTGGTTCTCGGTGCCAAGTCCATAAACGGTCCATGCACCGAAGGTCGGGTATCCCATAAACAGGCGGCCGCTGTGGATCTTGTAAAGGGCATTGTCATGGTTGGGGTGGTCCGTCCACATCGAATTGATCAGGCAAATGTCATCCACCATTTGTGATGTCTGTGGCAGTACGTCTGCCATCCACATCCCGGACTCGCCGTGCCGTCGAAATTTGTACTTGCCCGCCATCATTACGCCGATGTCGGAAGTCCCCTGGTTCCCGATATCTTCGACGTTGCCCGGATACGGCTGTCCGTCCAGTCGCTTCAATTCGGGTTTCGGGTCGAACAGATCCATCTGGCTGGGGCCGCCATTCATAAACAAATGGATGACCGACCGAGCCTGTGGCTCATGATGTGGAGCACGCGGCTTAAGGTCCTGCGGAACAACATGATGTTGATCCGCCGCCACGGCCGAAGCACCGCCAAAGAAATCCTGATTCAGTAACCAGGTGACCGCCGCTCCAAAAACACCATCACACGTTCTTCCGAAGAAATCGCGTCGCGAACCATGACGAGTCACTTCGGTCAGAGACGTATTTGAGTTTGTATTTTCCGGAATCATTCGAATGAAGCCCAGAGCTGGCTGTGAAGCGTATTCCCGTCTTTGATCCGGCGTTTGCATTCCCGCCGGGCGCCTTGTGAATCATCGACTGGATTGAATCAGGAAAATCAACGAATTCAGAATCCGACACACAGGAGATTCTGAGCATCATGCATGTATTGAGCAAATGGTTTGCTAAAGTTCTGTCCCCAAACCCTGCCGGAATCCGCCAAAAATCGGAGTGATGGCCGGGACGACACAGTCTCCAGGAAAGTTCATAGTGATGTCGAACGACAAGCCAGCCGACCCCTCCAGTGAAGAAACCATACCGCTCGATCAGTTTCTCAAGCTGGCACACGTCGTTCAGTCCGGGGGGGAAGCAAAACACCTGATTCGGGAAGGCGCTGTGACCGTCAACGGCGAAGTTGAAACGCGTCGTGGGCGAAAGCTGAGAAACGGAGACCGAGTTACCGTGAATGGAGAAGACTTCGTCATCGAGACGGACTGATGCACGCGAATGCGTCGCTCCTGCTCGCAACAGGATTCACGTCGTCGTCCAGCCACTCCCCAGGGTTGCGTTTCAAACGGACTCAGATGGACTTTGCGACCTTGCGGGCAGTTGTTGAAAGTGGCAGTGAATCGACCTGCTCTCGGGACATCCATTGATAGCCTGAATCGATGCGAAGTTCGCTGTCATCTGTCAACGCGTTCAGACATAGCAACTGAATATGATAGCGCGTAACGGTGTGGCGGATCCATTGTGAGAACTCGAATCGAGTGATCTGCAGACCTGTCCGTTCCTTTACCATCGCCGTCCAGAAGGGCGACTCAAATGTATGCACGCCGGTTTCGTGGAATAACGAGGGCTGCTCCCTTCCTCTCCTGACAGCCTTTTTGAGGTTTCTGCTTTCCGGCGATGGGATACCGAAGTTTTGGAGAGAGGAGGGTTCGAAGTGCTCCGCGGGAACCTGAAAACGAATGAAGTCCCACAGTCCGGTCCAGCGTTCCCCGGGTTGACATTCTCGCAGCAGCCATTGGTTGCCGTGCCGGACAGCAAGACTGATTTCATGCAGTTGAGTAAACTCAGGCCGCGGTTTTGCCACGGGAATCTGCGCCTGCAGCCCCGCTTTGACCGATCCGCAGAACTTCACAAGCGGACAGTTTCCGCAATCCGGATCGACCGGCCGACAAACGGAAGACCCAATGTCCATGACGGCCTGATTGAAGTTGGCTGCTTCAGGGTCGCGACTGCTTTTCTTTCCTGCTGTCGCAGGGGACGCAATCCATTCCGCGAATTGCCACAACGCTTTCTGCCCTGCTGTGGATGCGGTGGGTTCGCGAAGTGCAAGCAATCGTGCATACAGTCTGGCCGTGTTTGCCTCGACAATGGGTGCATGCTGATGAAATGCAAAAGAAGCAATGGCGCCCGCTGTGTATCTGCCGACCCCCGGCAGCGTCATTAAATCCTCCAGCGCCGCAGGGAATTCTCCTGCGTATTGGTCGACAATCATTTGGGCTGCTTTGTGCAGGTTCCTCGCGCGGCTGTAGTAACCCAGACCCTCCCAAAGCCGAAGCACATCAGCCTGCT from Planctomycetaceae bacterium includes:
- a CDS encoding DUF4332 domain-containing protein, with translation MYVQDLNLNRFGTLSDIHLNQLSQGITVFWGPNGCGKTTVVQFVRGLLSGFHDASAFSNSSVAEGGSLRFRSGSGLYDLNRTRHVAGAESFRVTELPAGQLAPRQDNHLPAWVNADVFREVFSVGYDEADRFDLLTRLCLDSGMGTMSLESEIRSTELALQQAISERDGYGAQAGIAQRIAELRRKQNGLQDELARLRRPAADLPERIQALIREIEGLTASIDRIDVRLRELDAEIDRLEKLLIELRRRNTLPLDREAIEARIRTLSSRLDRWRSIRESIARETNVAHFSSETDLRPHDSLLSVRALVARLEDRVQSLAGTSREGQWTESDWKREASAVRQLQAETATLCRYLSQHENAVAMHEESLEQLFAERSLTNASQMELLIQERIAALRAELNRSDDVLADAAIPVSPDPCRHSLHQDAWSSPHAYGTRLRSEDDVESELTRLRAERTRLVADRGQHEETRHTRRALLERLRSELAAAATLEQIDMLRSQIAEIDAQIELLEDRRRQLDHTERNLREVIERLKARCQPRVLELATVYIRRLTDGQCSQLLLSSSPGPQIMVAFTDRPEPLSISQLSRGTRHQVALALRLALIRVRSETNSHVPLILDDVFITSDDDRAEAVVELLTEFAKAGQQIVFFTCQKDVRDLFIRFHADVRTFGNRVVPPAPQPVLKAYVEEVRPVRMVVPEPVVVPPPAPEAVVVPSPPVASTPSVPGSTNWLFYLEVDHGIDDLAGVTLAELEALRAAGIHQIDDLLQRTVSQLNDTLQQAGYSVASERLQAFRGQAELTCRVPMLRRSDAALLFAAGIRSVDDLKSMRPETVYDRIVAFQRSEAGSRFRRAGRLIDRQQAINWARWGQHARSLSEARAQRSRFSHRSSTRIARTPDSQDDAQRLVRRDRIRQASSTSRRRPLLSTDRDVNQRRARRLARRRRLAAQSRSMRTGSESTQRGDQARETQRDAGRSSVRTTTDRTAVIERPVMLANVEGKDLRFFLSRSSDVEAAPSIGPRTAESLYALGVRTVDDLLTISAETLAMQMNHRRITGSVIELWQAQARLMCQVPELRGHDVQILVACGVLSPEDLSHRVPEELLSVVEPFANSREGERIIRNGRKPDLEEVSDWIRWAGSARAFRAA
- a CDS encoding RNA-binding S4 domain-containing protein, yielding MSNDKPADPSSEETIPLDQFLKLAHVVQSGGEAKHLIREGAVTVNGEVETRRGRKLRNGDRVTVNGEDFVIETD
- a CDS encoding cation:proton antiporter translates to MLDDANTLLILGVVLVAGTLGGAAAKRLNLPSVTGQIIAGILMGSSVLGVLSHESLHRLDPLVDFALGLMAVAVGSHLNFRRLKVAYRRLFLLLILEGTLTPLLVYIGVIGFSQITWSTALLLSAIAVSTAPATVLAIVKETNSKGAFVTTLLAAVALNNLMCIILFELARTIAKAAITPSGVFEATALIEPLVQVGKSLLLGTITGGVLIVLTRHVVRSDRLAALSLTAILLTAGLTAHLGLSVLLACLCFGVTLANVSPDKEEIGHRVFESFELAIFAVFFTVAGMELKFETLAIGGLLAVMTFVMRALGKIGAGWIGMKLAGATKRIRRWIGVALIPQAGLAVGLMLLITEDQEFVSIHELFLAVVLTMVLLNETVGPVLTRISLRKSGDFGRDRARVLDFLSEHNITVNLAGPSKEEAVRQLVSLAVSVNKLSVDTETIVQDVMKAEGVVSTCVGEGLALPHARLDEGTHVVGAMGISHKGLNLDTPDGRPVHCMVLILTPKTMPERHLQVLSALAFIAHDESIQSTLYHIDSPTHAEELLHLDEQFEGWNHYLEED
- a CDS encoding A/G-specific adenine glycosylase; translation: MKKSHSTKQSQLELADGSLKSALPDTFDAAWKRSFRTAVLKWYKSHGRQLPWRVSAVPYRIWISEIMLQQTTVAAVIPYFDRFISRFPDVHSLASAEQADVLRLWEGLGYYSRARNLHKAAQMIVDQYAGEFPAALEDLMTLPGVGRYTAGAIASFAFHQHAPIVEANTARLYARLLALREPTASTAGQKALWQFAEWIASPATAGKKSSRDPEAANFNQAVMDIGSSVCRPVDPDCGNCPLVKFCGSVKAGLQAQIPVAKPRPEFTQLHEISLAVRHGNQWLLRECQPGERWTGLWDFIRFQVPAEHFEPSSLQNFGIPSPESRNLKKAVRRGREQPSLFHETGVHTFESPFWTAMVKERTGLQITRFEFSQWIRHTVTRYHIQLLCLNALTDDSELRIDSGYQWMSREQVDSLPLSTTARKVAKSI
- a CDS encoding DUF1501 domain-containing protein, whose product is MQTPDQRREYASQPALGFIRMIPENTNSNTSLTEVTRHGSRRDFFGRTCDGVFGAAVTWLLNQDFFGGASAVAADQHHVVPQDLKPRAPHHEPQARSVIHLFMNGGPSQMDLFDPKPELKRLDGQPYPGNVEDIGNQGTSDIGVMMAGKYKFRRHGESGMWMADVLPQTSQMVDDICLINSMWTDHPNHDNALYKIHSGRLFMGYPTFGAWTVYGLGTENQNLPAYVVLNDPLGPPKNGTRNWTAGFLPPTFQGTPFRPTGSPVLNLTPQYEQPSDVTATARELLGRLDEIHRRKRPNYPDLDARIESYGLAARMQLSAGEALDLSSETLAVQRMYGVGGRWTDSFARRCLLARRLVERGVRFVQIFMEEQPWDSHADLAANHRGACERTDQPVAALLRDLKERGLLDSTLVVWGGEFGRTPTTQKSANGYSGRDHNMQAFTSWMAGGGIKGGTTYGATDEFGHAVVENPVSVHDFHATILHLLGLHHQKLYFTRSGLEERLTGILPPRVIPDILLRPELVRHG